The segment CTGATGGGTTTAGCTGTTGCCTTGACCCTCTGGTTTGTTAACTGGATGGGTATCGAGCAAGTTCGAGCTAACGTAGATCAGCTTGGCATTTGGGCACCGTTGATTGTGCTGTTGCTTCGGTTGAGTAGCATTGTGATTCCAGCGTTGCCCGGCACTGCCTACTCGATTTTGGCAGGCACCCTGTTTGGATTTGTGGAAGGGTTGATTGTGATCACGATCGCTGATCTCTTAGCCTGCACAACCAACTTCTGGATTGCTAAACGCTATGGTCGGCGCATTGTGCAACGATTGGTTGGTCAACGCTTTATGGGCAAGGTCGATCGCCTCAGTCGTCGGTATCT is part of the Cyanobacteriota bacterium genome and harbors:
- a CDS encoding VTT domain-containing protein → MGLAVALTLWFVNWMGIEQVRANVDQLGIWAPLIVLLLRLSSIVIPALPGTAYSILAGTLFGFVEGLIVITIADLLACTTNFWIAKRYGRRIVQRLVGQRFMGKVDRLSRRYLESNFFLLTGVLMTGLFDFACYAVGLTRMPWRSFMGALGLSIVVAKPPIVAIGTGIVEEGRIFLGVALLSAFALAIVTGWLKRNQNWDEPIEHEEPG